The uncultured Methanoregula sp. genomic sequence TTTTGGTGCGGGGATCCTCCTCCGCCTGGTTCCCCGTCATGAACGCGGTGTGCGGCTCTCGACGGCGCTCTGTTCTGTTGCCCTCTTCTGGTTCTGCTGTGCCCTTATCAGCGGTCTCCCGTTTGTTCTTGGACTTCACATGGGATTTCTTGACTCTCTCTTCGAGGGAATGGCGGGCTGGACCGGCACCGCATACACGATGCTCGCGTCCCTGGATACAACCCCTCATACCCTAATCTTCTGGCGCTCCTATATGCAGTGGATCGGCGGGCTCGGGATCATCGCCTTCTCAATTGCCCTTGCAAGCAACTCCGGCCTCTTCCGCTCCAAGATCCTCCGGAGCGAAAGCCGCGACGAGCCCCTCATGCCCAGTATAATGCATGCCGGGCGGGCGATCTGGAAAATATATGGTATCCTGACGTTCTTTGCAATAGGTCTCATCTTATTTACCGGGCTCTCTCTCTGGGAGTCCGTCAATCTCGCGCTTTCTGCCATCTCCACGGGAGGATTCACTCCCCATAACGGGGGAATCCTCTACTACAACAGCACGGTTCTCGAACTCATCCTTATCCCGATCATGATTGCCGGCGCCCTGCCCTTCAAGCTCTATTACCTGATCACCGAGAACCGGCGCTGGAGTCTTTTCGGGGATGAGCAGGTTAAACTCTTCTTCCTTTTTCTTGCCGCGGGTGTGGTCGTCCTCACGTATGATCTCATCTTTTTTGGGAATCTCGAACTGCTCCCTGCACTTCAGCAGGGCCTGTTCATGACCGTTTCGTCCATCACCACGACCGGGTTCCAGGTGGCGAATATCCATACCTGGGCAAGCGTCACCGTGCTCTTCCTCGCGATGCTGACCTTCATTGGCGGAGCTGCCGGCAGCACGGCAGGGGGTATCAAGCTCGACCGGATAGCGTTTGCCTACCGGGCCCTTACCTGGTGGTTTCACCGGCTTTACGTGAGCGGCAAAATTCTCATTCCCTTCAGGATCGAAGGACGGGTTATCCCGAGGACAACCGCGGAACTCCTTGCAGCAAAGAACATGCTCGTCATCATCCTATCCGTTGTTATCATCTTCATTTCAACGCTGGTTATCATCCAGTTCCATCTCACGACCTATACGGTAACTGAAATAGTCTTTAGTGTTGTTTCGGCTTTCTCCACCTGCGGGCTGAATGCCGGGTATGTCTCTCCCGATATGCCGGTCATCTCGAAATGGATCATTATCATCGTCATGTGGATCGGGAGACTGGAAGTAATACCTGTGGTGATGCTTTTCCTCGCCCTGTTCAGGGGTTCCGAGTCCTGAACGGGGAGAGATATGGCCGGTTTTACGCAACTTTACTTTTCTTAACATCAGGAAATCTCATATAAGCAGCCGCCCCATAGTAGGACAATGAAGCAGATCGCCCTGTATGGCAAGGGTGGAATCGGAAAATCCACCACATCAGCCAACCTCTCGGCAGCACTCTCCTTGATGGGTCTTGATATCCTGCAGATAGGATGCGATCCCAAGCGGGACAGCACACGGATGCTGATGCATGGAAATTTCATCCCTACCGTTATGGATCTGGTCCGTACCAGGGGCGATGCTGCAATCTCCCTTCCGGATATCGTTTTCTCTGGTTTCAACGGGGTGCGATGCGTGGAAGCAGGGGGGCCTGAGCCCGGGGTCGGGTGTGCAGGGAGGGGGATCATCGCGACCTTCCAGCTCCTTGAGAAATTCGGCGACCTTAAAGGCGATGTGATAGTGTACGATGTGCTCGGCGACGTTGTCTGCGGGGGGTTTGCCATGCCCATGCGTGAAGGGTACGCACAGGAAATTTACCTTGTAACGTCCGGTGAACTGATGTCGCTGTATGCCGCAAACAACATCTGTAAAGCCATCAAACGGCTTGCATCCCGGGCCAAGAGCAAGTGCCGTCTTGCCGGCGTTATCTGTAATGCGAAAGGCGAGCCCCGCGAGGAGGAGCTGGTACGCGAATTTGCCGGACGGGTGAACAGTTCACTTGTCGAGTATATTCCCCGCGACCGTGTAGTCCAGCTGGCCGAACTGAACAAGAAGACCGTGCTCGAATACGACCCGGCTTCAAACCAAGCCGCATGCTACCGCTCGCTTGCCACCCATATCATGGAGAACACCAGCCTCACGATCCCCACCCCCCTTGAGATTGATGACCTCGAACACCTCGCCTACCGATACATCTAGGTTCCGGGGCTGCACTCTCACGGGAGCGCTCTCGGTAACTACGCACGTCCGTGATGCGGTGAGCGTGATTCACGGGCCGAAGGGATGCAGCCATCATAACGTCTCCCTGCTGCACGCCACGGGACTGGAGAACCCGCGCATTCCCCTTCCCGATCTTATCTCGACCGCCCTCTCGGAGACTGATATCATCTTTGGAGGTGAAGAATCACTTAAAAGGACCCTTGAAGCTGCCACCGGGCGGGATGTGCGGGCTGTCTTTGTACTCTCCACCTGCATTATCGATACGATCGGCGACGATGTGCATGGCGTCTGCGGCGGGGATTTCCGGATTCCGGTTATTCCGGTCCCGACTGCCGGTTTTCTCGGGGGTACATTCCAGAACGGGGTAAATAATGCCCTCATCGCCATCGCGGGCACGGTCCCCCCCTGCAGGAAAGATACGGGAATAAACATCATCGGCGAGCGGAACCTTGAGTACGAAGTCGAGGAGAATTACCGGGAGATCCACCGGATCCTTACCAATCTCGGTCTTGCAATCAACATCCGGTTCGTGCATACCTCGTCCCTGGACCAGATCTCCTTCCTTGGAGCCGGCCGTCTCAATATCCTCCGGGAACCCGGGCTGATTCCCGTTGGAGAATACTTAAGAGAACGTTTTGGCACTCCCTATATCGCATCGTTCCCCATGGGGCTCTCGGGAACGCTCTCTTTTATCGAAACGGTTTCCCATGCATGCGGGATCAACGGAAAAGCCGTTGCGGAGGAGGAACGGTTCCTGCAGGAGGAGATCCTGGATGAGTTCTCTGATATACGGGACACACCTGTTGTCTTCGATCAGACGCCCACCGATCCGGAGAGTGTCCTCGCAGCAGAGGAAGCGGCCGGGATGCTGCAGCTGAAGATCGGCTCTCATAAAGACAGCCATCCCCTGCCTGCTGCGCCATCAGTCGGCACACACGGGGTCCGGCGTATGCTCCACCGCTGGAGGCGGGCGATTCATGCCTGAATGCACGAACCCGCTCTGGCCCTGTGCAATGACCGGAGCCGCTGCCTGTCTTGCCGGATTCGAGGGTATCAGCGTAGTCATCCACGGATCGAGCGGCTGTTACTATTATCCTGCAACCCTCCTCCATGCCCCCCTTCATGGCACCTTTATTCTCGAACACGAGATAATATTCGGATCGGAAGAGCGGCTCCTGGAAGTGGTTGGCGGGCTTTCCGGTGAAAGAAAAAAGATTGCCGTCATCACCACCTGTGTCCCGGCGGTTCTTGGCGAGGATATACGTTCGATGCTGGAGAAATACGATGTTATCTTCGTAGACAGCCCGGGTTTTTCCGGGGATGTGGAGATTGGATACCGGAAGGCAGTTGCCGCCCTGCCATGCCGGGTCGATCCGGATATCCCGGGGGTTAATTTAGATGGGGTCTGCCTCTTCGACCCATACGCTTCCGGCAATGTCCAGGAACTGCACCGTCTCCTCCGGCAATCCTCGATCCCGGTGGCTACCGTATTCTGCCAGGACAGGTTTGATCGGATCGCTGCGTCTGCCGGATATACGGTCGGGACAAACGACGATTTTGCCAGCGGGATCGGCAAATACTGTGGCGGGACCCTGGGCCTGGAGGCGATCAGGGCAACGTTTGGCCGCCTTGCGGACCTGTTCAGTGATGCGGATATCTCCCCCGTGCTTACAGAGACCGATGTTCAGGAGGAGCGGATTATCCGGGTGTGCGATAAATATCTTCAGCGCTATGATCCCCCGTCGGTTGTGATCGCAGCAGGATATTCGTATGGCCTGTTTGCAGCCCGGGTTCTCCGGCAGTATCTTGATGCAGATATCCGCTGTATCTGCTCCAGGAATCCCCCGCAGGAGAGCCGGTTTGTCTCAGAACATGTTACTGACATGGGGCGGGTAAATGAGCTTATCAGATCCCACGACCCGGATCTCGTCATCGGGTCATCCTTTGAACGGTCACTCTGCCCGGGCCGGGCGTTCGCCATGGTAACACCCCCCATGAGGGGAGAGATCCGGCTTTCACCCCGTCCCCTGGCGGGAATCAATGGCACCCTCTCCTTTGTCGATCAGGTGCTCAACGCCGTGCTGGACACCCGTCCCGACTGATCCATCTCCTTGTTTCCGGATTCAGCAGCCCGGGCTGCCTTTCCGTTATCTCAAAGATCACTTTCACCCTGCGCACGCTGACAGGTTATATATCTGCCGGATCAACGCCATGATACGACAGAAGGTGGTCGTGTATGATGGAAAAAGCAGGATATCTCCAGCGGACCGGATACAGCGCTATCGACAGTGACGGGAATATGCATGAAGTCATTGAACTCCATATTCTCGGAACCCGTTATGCCATCCGACGCTCGGATCTCATCCGGGCAGTCTCGGGCCGGGTGGTAGTGCAGGTGGAAGAACTCACCCGCAACTGGAACTACTACCTTGGGATTACCCGGGGACTTGCCCAGGTCTCGGCTTCCGGTAAAGCCCTGAATGTGGAACTCTTCGGGGCTGGCAATTTTACCCTCTCTCTTGCCAGTCTCCGGGCCGTGATGTACGGTAAAGAGCGGCTTGCCCCTGTCGTGAAGATCCCGGAAATCTCTTCACAGAGATTCCACCGTGTCGTCGAAGGACAGCAGAAACTTGGCGCAACAGTCTGACCATCATATACGGGACCCTCCCGTCCCCTCTTTTCACGGGTAGTTAATAGAACTGGTTCACCGCGTAAATGGCAGACGGGGCCGTGCGGAGGATCTGCATCGTGGCCCCCCCGGCGGGTGCAACTTCGATCGAGAACTCGGTATCTTTCCCGATGCCGGTTGTAGGATGAGCACTGATTGAGAACAGTTCGCCTTTATCCAGCACGTTATCAGAAATCCCGCGTTCATTCTGGCGTTCCGTAATTGCCCATGTTCCCGGTGTTGTGGAAGAACTGAAATATCCCGGCACGGGTGCAAGTTTCTCCAGGTGAGTTTTATCACTGTAGGTGATCACCACTTTTTCTATGTCGATGGGTGTCCCCCCTGAGGCTACGCTGATGCTGAAATTGACCATATCAATGGTGCTTCCCGGTGTACCGACACCATACACGCTCCCTGCCAGCATCAGGGCCGAACTGGCCTGCCCGATACCTGTATGGATCACCTCCTGGCTTTTCTGGGTAGTGAAGAAACCAGCGCCGATCACTACGTAAGCAAAGACGGCTGCAACAGTGACAAATGCAATCAGGACGATTGCGGCTTCAAGTCCTGTAAATGCATGTTCGTTTCTGTTGCCCGTATTAACCATCTCCTCCTTTTGTAACCAAGCCTTGCATCATCAGGTCTTATAGGTATCCGTCTCCGTTCACGGGTCCGTTTCCTCTCGATAACTCCGCGTATCGTGCAACATTAATAGTTCTGCGACAGATGATCATAAGAGGAGAGCAAGCCCTCTCTTTTATCCGGTAAATCAGACGTGAACCGGCACAGGGACATGTGGTCATGATAATGGATGCCACGGAGAATCATTACAGGGATATTGTCGAGTGCCAGCAGGATTTTTTAGTCAAATTCAGCCAGGAGGGACGTCTTCTTTTCGTCAATTCTGCATACTGCGAAGCCCTTGGAAAATCCCCCGAGGAACTTGTCGGCAGCGTCTTCATGCCGGTGACCGATGAGCGGTATGCCGATGTCGTGGCCACCCAGATGACAAAGCTCTTCCGCCCTCCATTTGCCTGTGTCGTTGAACAGTGGATCCAGACCCGGAAGGGCATGCGATGCATCAGCTGGTCGGCCAGGTCAATACTTGACAAAGACAAAAATGTCTGTTCGATCGTTGCTGCCGGGCGGGATGTTACATCAAATAAGAACGAACAGAAGTCCCTGCGGAAACGGGACGAGGAACTCCTCCTCGTCCTGGAGAGCGGGAGCCAGATGTACTACTCCCATACCCCCGATCATTGTATGGCGTATGTCAGCCCGCGGATTCGCACCCTGCTTGGGTGCCGGTCGGGCGAGGGAAAGCGGGTATGGACGGATTTTCTTACTGATAATCCGGCGAACGCTGCAGGTCTCGAACGTACGCTCCGGGCCATAACCTCGGGCAGGCGCGAGCCCCCCTACCGTCTGGAGATGGTAACCGGCAGAGGGAAGCAGGTCTGGGTTGAAGCAAATGAGATCCCGGTAGTCAGGAACGGCAAGACGGTGGCGATCGCGGGATACCTTGTGGATGTCACTGAAAAGATGCACGTCGAGGAAGGAACTGCCGAGGCCGAGGTCCTCTTCCGGGGGGTACGCGAGAAAGAACCGGAAACCGGAAGCCGCTCTCCGTTCAGTGCAATCCGTTCGATCTTCTCCCGGGATAAGGCAGTTGAGGAAGAGAAAAGCGACCTGCCCGACAGTCCCGCAAAACAACATTGACTTTTTTCCGGTTTTAAACCATAATATTCAACACCTTTCTGTCATGAGTTATCTATAATGGTGATCGCTTCAGTATCCCGTCTGCTCTTTCTGGCCGCGCTCATATCCTGTGTCCTCCTTCCGGCTTCTGCCCAGTCCGGGGAAAATCCTGTCACCTACTCGATCGTCCATCTTTCGGATACCCAGAACCTTGCCACGTACTACCCGGGTACCTATAACCTGACATTCTCCACTCTCGAATCCCAAAAAGTGAAGTATAATATTTCAGCAGTCATCATCACCGGTGATCTGGTAAATTCATGGAATAAGAAGAATGAATGGAATACCTATGCCCGTGCTCGGAACCTGACTTCAATTCCTGTCTACGTGATCGCCGGCAACCATGATACAGACTATGGAAAAAATTATCAGTATTATACCCTGTATACAGGCGAAACGAACACGAGTTACGTGACCTCTGTCGGGGATTTTGATCTCGTGGGAATCAATTATGCGGAGAAATCCCTCTCTTCAAAAGAACTCTCCCGTATCCGGGCAGCTCTTGTCAACAGCACCCGCGGAAATACCATCATCGCCACCCATTATTACATGGATAAGACCGGAAAGGTATCCCCGCTTGGACGGGACATCGATAAGAACCTGATCGTGAAACCCAGTCTCATTCTCATGGGCCATTTGCATGCCGATTTTGTACAACAGCGAAATATCAGCGGGTTTCCGGTTGTTGAGGATATGACCAACTACCAGAACGGCGTGCCGGGCGGGAACGGGGATAAGAATTATTCTGCAGGCACTCTTTATTCCGTGACATCTGTCAACGGCCAGGTAACAACAATCACGGCGCAGGTTATCCATATCTACCCCTCGCCGTCCATGGGTAAGGAAAAGATTGTTTTTGAACAGGGCCTGCCGGTCCCCTCCCTCAATGAAACCATATCAGTTCTTACCCCTTCAGGGGAATGCAGTGCACAGGATCTGTCCTGCGGACTGCGTGCCCTCATTAAACCGGGCTGGTCATTTTTCCGGTCTTTGATCCAGGATTAGACCGGGAAGAATCTCTTACCGGCAGCTGCCGCGTCTTCCCCGTGAAAACAATCTGATTGCCTGTTCCCCGTAAAAGGACCCGGGATAATGAACCGGGACAAGAGATCCGGCCAGGTATTTCCGGAGCCCGGCAGATAATCTGCCCGCTATGTGGGGGGGCACCCGCTATCTTTTTCCCGGTCCCTGTCCAGGTGCATGGTGGCAAGGATGATGAAAATCCCAATCGCGATGATGGCAAAGCCCTGAGGTTCGTCGTTTACCGGAGGGAACATAACAACGTAGATACCGTTCGCGATCACAAAAAGACCGATAATCCATCCATCTATCATGAGTGCGCTGGTCATGGAACTGACACCTGCCAGACAGGATTTGGGACGCGATGGGATAAAAGGTGTCTCACAAACCGTTTCAACAAAAGATGAGGAGAAAAATCAGGAGTTCATGAGATTTGCACCTTTTGCTGCCAGCGCTGATATCTGGGTGGTAATGTTGTCCATAATCTGTTTTTCATTATTGTAGGTGATGGTCATCTGATCAAGTTCAGCTTTTGACTGGATCAGTTTTTGCGACTCGGTCTCAAGGGTGTTTCTCATACTCAATGCTTCCTGGTATTCGGAGGCGGTCAGGTTCTGGCCTGCATATTTTGTATTATAGGATCTTTCAAGGGAACGGTAAGCCTCCAGCTCGGCATTGTATTCACTCGCTTTTGCATTGTACTGGCTGACAATCGTTGCAGATCGTTCGATCTCGTTGTTATAGTCACGCCGGAGATCCATGTTTGTTTTCAGGTCTTTGGGATTCACAAAGAACATGCCGCGATAATAATTGGGATTGTTATTTTTATACACAAGATAACCGCCCGTGGTCTCCAGGGCAACCCATTGCAGCGGGGCTGCTTCCACGAGCACCCAGGCATGATTGTATTCTTTCCAGTCTGCATTCGGGTCCTTGATATTTCCTGTAGCCAGCACTGCCCGCATTCCCCGGGTATCCACAATGTTCCAGACATCCAGCGCCATATCTGCGCAGATAAAATAATCATCCATGCTGTAGGTATGGATTTTATGGTAATCCTCCACTATCTGTCGTAAAATGCGGATATTGGTGTCTTCCTGGCTTTCGATAGTAAATACCGCCGCTGATTTCTGGCCGGAGGGAAGCGATGCGACAAGACGGTAATTTCCTGACGGTAATGTTGTGCCATCGAAAGTAAAATTATATGTGTTATCCGAAAGGATGGCCACCGATTGCGTTTTGAGGGGGGTGGTTGTGCCCTGCGCATAGACAGAGACTGTTATCGCAGGATTCTCTTTTGGATGGGGCCTGACGGCTGTACCGGAGATGGAAACTGCCTCGCCTTTTTTATAGATACAGTCAGTTGCTCCGGTGGTGTTTTGTATTGTCTCGGCCGAAAGGCACGCAACCTTTACATCAGGGATGAGGTTATCGGATAAGTCGGCACTGATACTTTCGGCCCTGCCAAGCGTGACGGTGATATTCTTCTGCCAGGGAGGGTACCCGTCGTGACGGAATTCCAGCTGATATTCCCCCGGGAGGAGTGTATGAATCACGCATGGGGTTACTCCCCGGAATTCTGAATCCAGGTACACCCCTGCTCCAGCGGGATCGGACGAGATGGAAAGGGATGTCTGTGAGAAGAGATATCCAAGGCCGGCAACAATGAAAATCACGCATACTGCTGCAATAAGCAGGTACAGTCTTTTACGGCCGGCCTTTTCTGATGGTTCCGGCGCCGGCCCGGCTGGTATCTCCTCATGTGCTTTGTCCTCGCCTAATGCAGCTCCGCAGTTTTTACAGAACCGCATGGTTTCCTGTACCGATGACCCGCACCGGGGACAAAATTTCAGCATTATGTCTGACTATCAATTTCAGTACAAAATAAGTTTCTCTATTGTATTAACGGGCATTCAAAGACACCTCCACCCCCGCTTCTTAATCCATGGCAAATTTTTTCCTACCTTTCCTCCCCTTTTGTTCTTCCTATGGCCCGGACCCGTAGGGAACGTGTCGGTGCGAGGTATTAAAAAACCACAAAAACCTAATTTAGATCAGGGTATTATGGAAGAAAAGAATGAAGCGGGTGAGGAGATGCACCTCACCAAGGGAAGGCTGGAAGCGCTTTCGGACGGTATTTTTGCGTTCGCGATGACGCTCCTTGTCATCGGGATGAACCTGCCCGACAAGGCAACTCTTGTGCAGTCGAATCAATTTGCATTACAGTTTCTTCTCTCCCTCTATTCCGATTTCTTCCATTACGTCCTTGCATTCCTGATTCTCGGGGCATTCTGGCTCAGCCAGCACCAGCAGTTCCATTCCGTGCGGGTTCCCGATAAGATATTTATCTGGATCAATCTCGTGACACTCATGTTTGTTGCCCTCCTCCCCTTTTCCACCTCCTTTTCCGGGGATTTTCCTCATGCTTCCATGGGTGCTATTGTGTTTGAGGCAAATCTCTTTATTATCGGTATGGGCATGACCTGCCAGTGGTGGTATGGGACAAAAGGCAGCCGGCTGACCGAGCCCACGGTTAAACCCGCATATGTCCACAGGGTTCTTATGGGGAATCTTGTTGTCCCCGCGGTTTCCTTAATAGCCATTCTTATCGCGCTGACAGGATCCTTGTGGAGCACGGCACTTTACATAACGCTTCCCTTTGTAGATTACGCAGTTCACCGGCATTTCAGGAACAGATAAGCGATTGAGGCTTTGTTTCCCAAAATTCCGGCAGAAAAAAGAGGCAATTCCGGATAAAAGGGATTATCGTCCCTTACGGATGCATTCAGCAATATACGAGCCGGCTTTTGCCGTTCCTGCGGTCCCGCCGAGGTCCTTGGTAACAACGCCATCTTTGATGCTCCTCTCGATCGCTTTGACAACCGCACCGGCAGCCTTGTGCTCTCCGAGATGATCGAGAAGGAGCGAGCCGGCCCAGATGGTTGCAATGGGGTTTGCCACGTCCATTCCCTTGTACTTCGGTGCAGACCCGTGGATCGGCTCGAACATCGAGGTGCCCTTCGGGTTGATGTTGCCGCCCGGGGCAAGCCCGAGTCCGCCCTGGATCATGGCGCCGAGGTCGGTGATGATGTCGCCGAACATGTTGGGCGTGACCACGACATCGAACCACTCGGGGTTCTTGACAAACCACATGGTGACAGCATCCACGAAGTTAAACTCGGTTTTGATATCCGGGTATTTCTTTGCGGTCTCGGTGAACACGTCCCGCCAGAGGCCATACACGTCGGAGAGGACATTTGCCTTGTCCACCGAGGTGAGTTTCTTCTTCCTCTGCATTGCAAGGTCGAACGCATAGGTCTGGACCCGGCGGGAACCTTCGCGGGTGATGACACCTATCTGGTAAGCGATCTCCTCTGCATCGCTCGTTACATCGAGGCCGAACTTGACACTGTAGATGTCGCGGATCACATCGAGCTCGATCTTCTGGTGCTTCTTGAAGCGCGAGCCGATACCAACATAGAAGTCCTCGGTGTTCTCGCGGACTACCACGAAGTCGATGTCTTTTGGCCCTTTCCCGGCAAGTGGGGTTTCAACCCCGTGCAGGAGTTTTATCGGCCGGAGATTGACATACTGGTCGAAATGGAAGCGGAGGGCAAGGAGAATGCCCTTCTCCAGTATACCGGGTTTGACACGTTCATCTCCGATAGAACCAAAGTAGATCGCCTTGAATTTTCCCAGTTCTTTCAGGTCGTCCTCGGTAAGCAGGTTTCCCGTTGCAAGGTAGCGGTCGGCCCCGATATCGAAATCCGTCCACTGGATGTCAAAGTTATACTTCTCCCCTGCAGCTTCGAGTACCTTCTTTCCCTCGGCTACGATCTCCGGGCCGATCCCGTCCCCGCCAATTGACGCTATTTTGTACATACCGGTATCTCCCTGAGATTCTTCGCGTATTCCACGAGCCCGCCGGCATCAATAATTCCCTGCATGAACACCGGTACCGGCTCGATTACAAACTTTTTGTTGTCTACCTCGATATAACCGTCCCTGAGATTCAGGATTATCTTTTCCCCGTCGGCGATCTTATCTGCATCCGGACAGACCACGGGAAGCACGCCCACATTTACCGAATTCCGGAAAAAAATCCGGGCAAACGATCGTGCAACAACGACCCTGACACCTGCACCAATGAGGGCGAGCGGGGCGTGTTCCCGGGAGGAGCCGCAACCGAAGTTCCGGCCTCCCACGATCACGTCTCCTTCCTTAACCTTTTTTGCAAATTCATCCCTGGTACCTTCAAATGCGTGCTTTGCAAGTTCATCCGGGTTATTGATGGTGAGGAACCGCCCCGGAATAATGGCGTCGGTATCGATGTTGTCGCCGAACTTCCAGATCCGCCCGTTCGCTGATACAGGAGTCTTTTCCAATATTATCTTTTTTACCGGCACTGCTTTCTTTGATGCCATCATCAGACCTCCCTCGGGTCGGTGATCTCGCCCGTGATCGCACTCGCAGCCGCTGTCGCCGGGGAGCAGAGGTAGACCTTTCCATCGGTGCTTCCCTGCCGCCCCTTGAAGTTCCGGTTCGAGGTCGAGAGCGAGATCTCGCCGGGGGCTATCAGGCCGAACGCCCCGCCCATGCATGGCCCGCAGCACGGGGCCTCCACGAGAGCACCGGCCTTCACGAACTTCTCGATGAGTCCTGCCTTGAGGGTTTTCAGGTACTCATCCCGGGATGCCGGGATAATGATGACCCGGATCTTCGGGTTGAACTTCTTTTTCCCGAGCACCTCGGCAGCTTCTGCGAGATCCTCGAACCGCCCGTTCGTGCACGAGCCGATGAAGACCTGGTTCACATGCGTGCCGGCAACCCTGCTGACCGGTACACCGGTATCCACGTTGTGGGGAACGGCAACGGTCGGCTCGAGGTTCGAGACATTGTAGGAACGTTTCTCCGAGAACTTCGCATCGGGGTCGCTGTCCAGCTCAAAGGGTTTCATTTTCCGGCGTCCTTTCATGTACTCCCACGTCACCTTGTCAGGTGCAACGATGCCAGCCTTTGCGCCCATCTCGATTGCCATGTTGCAGATGGTCATGCGTCCTGCCATGTCCATCTTCGATATGGTCTTGCCGGCGAACTGGATCGCCTTGTAGGTTGCCCCGTCAGCCCCGATATCTGCTGCAATCGAGAGAATGAGATCCTTTGCCCCGACGCGCTTTGGGAACTTTCCCGAAACCTCTGCGAGGATAGTCTCCGGCACTTTGAAGTAGAGGGCACCAAATTTCAGGGCAAATCCCATGTCGGTAGACCCGATTCCCGTGGCAAATGCCCCGGCAGCGCCATACATGCAGGTATGGGAATCCGCCCCTACCACGATCTCTCCCGGTGCTGCCCGGCCCTTCTCGATGGTCACCTGGTGGCAGACCCCTTCGTTGATATCGTAGTTGTGGATATCCTGCTCCTCGGCAAACTTCCGCATGTAAACATGAATGTTTGCCGCCTCGATGGAATCTGCGGGAATCTGGTGGTCAAAGAGCATGATGATGCGCTTTGGGTCATAGACTTTCTTCCCGCCCATCTCGTAGAACTTCTGGATGGCAAGCGGGCCGGTAATGTCATGAATCATGGTCCCGTCAAGGGGGGCCATGACCACTTCGCCTGCCCGGATTTCCCTGCCACATTTCCGTGAGAATATCTTCTCTACGATTGTCGCTCCCATGCTCGATCGCGTGTACTATTAGAGTTATGTCATATTGTTGTTTGGGGAACGTAATTTTCCCTTTATATTCTGGTGCACCGGAGTATTACTGCAACCTGGTTTGAGAAATAGCGGCCGACACTCTTTCCGCTGGACTTTTCTTGGCATAACTGCCAGTATTTTCGCAGTTAAAGCAATCTTTAACCCCCTCTCCATGCAAGATCATGTGACAACCATGATACGAAGACTCTCTCTCTGTATGGTTGCTGTCGCGGTTATCGCGATGGCCCTTGTCGGCTGTGTTGCAGCTGCTGACGATACCAGTAACGACCACGTCATCCATGCCACTGGTAGTGGCAACATCATCGGTACCCCTGACCGGGCACAGATCACATTCTCGGTCCAGACCGAGAATGCCGATG encodes the following:
- a CDS encoding potassium transporter TrkG, whose amino-acid sequence is MQRFSHLTTIVADLGDIFFFTAPLTILPLIVAVLFAEWGMLLPMASVPAIFFGAGILLRLVPRHERGVRLSTALCSVALFWFCCALISGLPFVLGLHMGFLDSLFEGMAGWTGTAYTMLASLDTTPHTLIFWRSYMQWIGGLGIIAFSIALASNSGLFRSKILRSESRDEPLMPSIMHAGRAIWKIYGILTFFAIGLILFTGLSLWESVNLALSAISTGGFTPHNGGILYYNSTVLELILIPIMIAGALPFKLYYLITENRRWSLFGDEQVKLFFLFLAAGVVVLTYDLIFFGNLELLPALQQGLFMTVSSITTTGFQVANIHTWASVTVLFLAMLTFIGGAAGSTAGGIKLDRIAFAYRALTWWFHRLYVSGKILIPFRIEGRVIPRTTAELLAAKNMLVIILSVVIIFISTLVIIQFHLTTYTVTEIVFSVVSAFSTCGLNAGYVSPDMPVISKWIIIIVMWIGRLEVIPVVMLFLALFRGSES
- a CDS encoding nitrogenase component 1 — encoded protein: MPECTNPLWPCAMTGAAACLAGFEGISVVIHGSSGCYYYPATLLHAPLHGTFILEHEIIFGSEERLLEVVGGLSGERKKIAVITTCVPAVLGEDIRSMLEKYDVIFVDSPGFSGDVEIGYRKAVAALPCRVDPDIPGVNLDGVCLFDPYASGNVQELHRLLRQSSIPVATVFCQDRFDRIAASAGYTVGTNDDFASGIGKYCGGTLGLEAIRATFGRLADLFSDADISPVLTETDVQEERIIRVCDKYLQRYDPPSVVIAAGYSYGLFAARVLRQYLDADIRCICSRNPPQESRFVSEHVTDMGRVNELIRSHDPDLVIGSSFERSLCPGRAFAMVTPPMRGEIRLSPRPLAGINGTLSFVDQVLNAVLDTRPD
- a CDS encoding nitrogenase component 1; translated protein: MTSNTSPTDTSRFRGCTLTGALSVTTHVRDAVSVIHGPKGCSHHNVSLLHATGLENPRIPLPDLISTALSETDIIFGGEESLKRTLEAATGRDVRAVFVLSTCIIDTIGDDVHGVCGGDFRIPVIPVPTAGFLGGTFQNGVNNALIAIAGTVPPCRKDTGINIIGERNLEYEVEENYREIHRILTNLGLAINIRFVHTSSLDQISFLGAGRLNILREPGLIPVGEYLRERFGTPYIASFPMGLSGTLSFIETVSHACGINGKAVAEEERFLQEEILDEFSDIRDTPVVFDQTPTDPESVLAAEEAAGMLQLKIGSHKDSHPLPAAPSVGTHGVRRMLHRWRRAIHA
- the cfbC gene encoding Ni-sirohydrochlorin a,c-diamide reductive cyclase ATP-dependent reductase subunit; the encoded protein is MKQIALYGKGGIGKSTTSANLSAALSLMGLDILQIGCDPKRDSTRMLMHGNFIPTVMDLVRTRGDAAISLPDIVFSGFNGVRCVEAGGPEPGVGCAGRGIIATFQLLEKFGDLKGDVIVYDVLGDVVCGGFAMPMREGYAQEIYLVTSGELMSLYAANNICKAIKRLASRAKSKCRLAGVICNAKGEPREEELVREFAGRVNSSLVEYIPRDRVVQLAELNKKTVLEYDPASNQAACYRSLATHIMENTSLTIPTPLEIDDLEHLAYRYI
- a CDS encoding PAS domain-containing protein gives rise to the protein MIMDATENHYRDIVECQQDFLVKFSQEGRLLFVNSAYCEALGKSPEELVGSVFMPVTDERYADVVATQMTKLFRPPFACVVEQWIQTRKGMRCISWSARSILDKDKNVCSIVAAGRDVTSNKNEQKSLRKRDEELLLVLESGSQMYYSHTPDHCMAYVSPRIRTLLGCRSGEGKRVWTDFLTDNPANAAGLERTLRAITSGRREPPYRLEMVTGRGKQVWVEANEIPVVRNGKTVAIAGYLVDVTEKMHVEEGTAEAEVLFRGVREKEPETGSRSPFSAIRSIFSRDKAVEEEKSDLPDSPAKQH
- a CDS encoding archaellin/type IV pilin N-terminal domain-containing protein, with amino-acid sequence MVNTGNRNEHAFTGLEAAIVLIAFVTVAAVFAYVVIGAGFFTTQKSQEVIHTGIGQASSALMLAGSVYGVGTPGSTIDMVNFSISVASGGTPIDIEKVVITYSDKTHLEKLAPVPGYFSSSTTPGTWAITERQNERGISDNVLDKGELFSISAHPTTGIGKDTEFSIEVAPAGGATMQILRTAPSAIYAVNQFY